In Cydia fagiglandana chromosome 16, ilCydFagi1.1, whole genome shotgun sequence, the following are encoded in one genomic region:
- the LOC134671792 gene encoding LOW QUALITY PROTEIN: ras-related protein Rab-23 (The sequence of the model RefSeq protein was modified relative to this genomic sequence to represent the inferred CDS: substituted 1 base at 1 genomic stop codon) — translation MREEELEVALKVVIVGDGGVGKSSMIQRYCRGTFTRDYKKTIGVDFLERQIEIDGEEVRLMLWDTAGQEEFDAITKAYYRGAHACVLAFSTTDRDSFLALHSWKLKVENECGEIPTIIVQNKIDLMDQCVVGPDEAELVARALGCRLMRASVKEDVNVGAVFRALAARCLADQRRDEEDVPPCAIGEYFXIKFVAKHHVNQTSVLLFAGNFTNLSSNGTILLRPVKARPGGKKKNVLRNACRIL, via the exons ATGCGTGAGGAGGAGCTGGAGGTGGCGCTGAAGGTGGTGATCGTAGGCGACGGAGGCGTCGGCAAGTCCAGCATGATCCAGCGGTACTGCCGAGGGACCTTCACCAGGGATTATAAGAAGACGATTGGTGTAGACTTTTTAGAACGACAAATTGA GATCGATGGCGAGGAGGTGCGGCTCATGTTATGGGACACGGCGGGGCAGGAGGAGTTCGACGCCATCACCAAGGCGTACTACCGCGGCGCGCATGCGTGCGTGCTCGCCTTCTCTACCACAGACCGGGACTCATTCCTGGCATTGCACTCGTGGAAACTCAAG GTGGAGAATGAATGTGGAGAAATCCCAACCATCATagttcaaaataaaatagacCTAATGGACCAGTGCGTCGTCGGACC GGACGAGGCAGAGCTAGTGGCACGTGCGCTTGGCTGCCGGCTGATGCGTGCCTCGGTGAAGGAAGACGTGAACGTCGGGGCCGTGTTCCGCGCGCTGGCGGCGCGCTGCCTGGCCGACCAGCGGCGCGACGAGGAGGACGTGCCGCCCTGCGCC ATAGGCGAATACTTTTAAATCAAATTCGTGGCCAAACATCATGTCAACCAGAC TAGTGTATTGTTATTTGCAGGCAACTTCACGAACCTGAGCAGCAACGGCACAATACTTCTGCGGCCGGTGAAGGCGCGGCCCGGCGGCAAGAAGAAGAACGTGCTGAGAAACGCTTGCCGGATACTCTGA
- the LOC134672161 gene encoding uncharacterized protein LOC134672161: protein MCINRLILVLAVLFVHCESSRESQCIDYYKTGNNFDLSTLQGNWYAVYFWPPNSRQRKSCEVINFKKLSQDEVISLQSACSSSNVSGNTNVVQSSYINNVGKLTTVTYYGDLEVKSLYRSCDRIYKYLFIPVKDNYVMGINCSSGGRGVLLAKSLGSATEIQKTVESIDIMTGREGSSDCPLKR, encoded by the coding sequence ATGTGCATTAACCGTCTGATTCTGGTTTTGGCAGTGTTATTTGTACATTGTGAAAGTTCGAGAGAATCTCAATGCATTGATTATTACAAAACGGGAAATAACTTCGATCTGAGTACCCTTCAAGGAAATTGGTACGCTGTATACTTCTGGCCACCGAACAGCCGACAGAGAAAAAGTTGTGAAGtgattaattttaaaaagttatcTCAGGATGAAGTAATTTCACTCCAAAGTGCTTGTTCCAGCTCTAATGTATCGGGAAACACGAACGTTGTACAGTCGTCGTATATAAACAACGTTGGGAAGTTAACTACAGTGACTTATTACGGAGATCTTGAAGTCAAATCTCTATACCGCTCGTGTGATCGGATCTACAAATATTTGTTCATACCTGTGAAGGATAACTATGTGATGGGCATAAACTGTTCGTCGGGTGGACGGGGCGTGCTTTTGGCGAAGAGCTTGGGATCAGCCACCGAAATCCAGAAGACTGTTGAGAGCATAGATATCATGACTGGAAGAGAAGGGAGCTCAGACTGTCCTCTAAAACGTTAA